The Polyangiaceae bacterium genome includes a window with the following:
- a CDS encoding DUF4262 domain-containing protein — protein MSEDEDIRRSVEEHGWHAIAVPESERAPELLYTIGLVSSWNHPELIVFGLPARTAHSVVSSLIHRIRKHESFEKTGVHPDLLGDLPLLIRPVHPSQLETYFGYAMGYYRLVGRPDALRAVQIFWPDRDGVLPNVVKCDPLVAAAQPRLDLAAV, from the coding sequence ATGAGCGAAGACGAGGACATCCGGCGCTCCGTGGAAGAGCACGGCTGGCACGCGATTGCGGTACCAGAGTCCGAGCGTGCGCCAGAGCTCCTGTACACCATCGGTCTGGTGAGCAGCTGGAACCACCCGGAGCTGATTGTCTTCGGGTTGCCCGCGCGAACGGCACACTCCGTCGTCAGCTCCCTCATCCATCGCATTCGCAAGCACGAGAGCTTCGAGAAGACCGGCGTGCATCCCGATCTACTCGGCGATCTTCCGCTCCTGATCCGGCCGGTGCACCCGTCGCAGCTCGAAACGTACTTCGGCTATGCGATGGGATACTACCGCCTCGTGGGGCGCCCGGACGCGCTGCGCGCAGTTCAGATCTTCTGGCCCGATCGCGACGGGGTGCTCCCCAACGTCGTGAAGTGCGATCCGCTCGTCGCCGCCGCGCAACCTCGGCTCGACCTTGCGGCGGTATGA
- a CDS encoding sigma-70 family RNA polymerase sigma factor has protein sequence MPRSGNPRGTAAVAGWVVSERETVPKLADPASRDDAGELPIYGRDSFWDLSGSMDDAEERFILRLRQHDERAFNELVELYEQRVFRLVFRMLGRRDEAEDMAQEVFVQVFKAIGTFRGDSKLSTWVYRIAVNLCKNRIKYLSRRHDGQQQELEPVAERAPLSEAKGVTYGDVARPDHMVEGFQVERIVQVCIAELDADFRDVLVLRDVEDLSYEEIAQITGLPDGTVKSRIHRARGMLKSKVERALGEKIR, from the coding sequence ATGCCCCGGTCCGGGAACCCTCGTGGCACGGCTGCTGTCGCTGGATGGGTGGTCTCGGAGCGCGAAACCGTTCCCAAACTCGCCGATCCCGCATCTAGGGACGACGCCGGCGAGCTTCCGATCTACGGTCGGGACAGTTTCTGGGACCTTTCGGGCTCGATGGACGACGCTGAAGAGCGATTCATACTGCGCCTCAGGCAGCACGACGAGCGGGCGTTCAACGAGCTCGTGGAGCTGTACGAGCAACGCGTGTTCCGCTTGGTGTTCCGCATGCTGGGGCGCCGGGACGAAGCGGAGGACATGGCGCAGGAAGTGTTCGTCCAGGTGTTCAAGGCCATCGGAACGTTCCGTGGCGACTCGAAGCTCTCCACGTGGGTGTATCGCATCGCCGTGAACCTCTGCAAAAACCGCATCAAGTATCTGTCGCGGCGGCACGACGGCCAGCAGCAGGAGCTCGAGCCGGTGGCAGAGCGGGCGCCCTTGAGTGAGGCGAAGGGCGTGACCTACGGCGACGTCGCGCGCCCCGATCACATGGTGGAAGGCTTTCAGGTGGAGCGCATCGTGCAGGTTTGCATCGCCGAGCTGGACGCGGACTTTCGCGACGTGCTCGTGCTGCGGGACGTGGAGGACTTGAGCTACGAGGAGATCGCCCAGATCACGGGGCTTCCCGACGGAACCGTGAAGAGCCGCATCCATCGCGCCCGCGGCATGCTCAAATCGAAGGTCGAGCGCGCGTTGGGGGAGAAGATCCGATGA